The sequence CTCGGGCCTACCCTGCACTCGGCCGGCGCACACCGGCGCTACTCGCGCTCGGACATCGCCCGGCTGGAGGCCATGCGGCGGCTCGTCCTGGACGGCGTCCCGCCGGCGGACGCGGCCCGGCTCGCGGTCGAGACCGTGCCCGCGCCGCGGGACGACCAGGACAGCCCGCCCCCGGGTCCCTCCGGCCGCCTGGGCGTCCTGGACCCGCCGGTCGACACCCGGCCCGCGGGCGGCCCCGGCGGGCGCGTGCTGGCACTGCCCGGCGGCACCGCCGAGGTGCGCGGGCTCGCGCGGGCGGCGATGGCGCTGGACTCCGGGACCGTCCGGGCCGCGCTGGAGCGGGCGCTGGCCGAGCACGGCGTCATCCCGACCTGGACCGAGCTGCTGACCCCGGTGCTGGTCGCCGTCGGCGAGCGCTGGGCCGCCACCGGCGAGGGCATCGAGGTCGAGCACCTGCTGGCCGAGACCGCGGGGGCCGCCCTGCGGGCGGTCAGCGTCGCGCCCGAGCCCCGCAACGGGCGCCCGGTGCTGGTGGCCTGCGCGCCGGACGAGCAGCACAGCCTGCCGCTGTCCGCGCTCGCGGCCGCGCTGGCCGAGCAGCGGATCGGGGTTCGGATGCTCGGCGGCGGGCTGCCGGCGCCGGCGCTGGCGGCCGCGGTCCGGCGTACCGGACCGGCGGTGCTGTTCATCTGGGCCCAGCTCGCCCGGCACGCCGACGTCCGGGTGCTGGAGGGGTTGCCGCTGCTGCGGCCGCCGGTGGTGGTGCTGGCCGGGGGTGCGGGCTGGCGCGGCCGCCGGCTGCCGGCCCGGGTCACGTACGCGCCGGACCTGGCCGACGCGGTCACCCTGGTCACCCGGGCCGTCGGCGGCTGAGTGGACGCGCTGGAGCGGGCGGCGTTCCACGGGCACCCGGACGAGGCCCTGCCGATCCTGGCCGCCCTGGACCCGGACGGGCCGGTGCCGGACCGGATCCGCTGGCTGGCCGGCGTGTGTCTCGGCGCCACCGGCCGCTACGCCGCCGCCGAAGGGTGGCTCGCGCCCGCAGGGGAGCCGGCGGGCTCCCCGGCGGCGAGTTGCCTGGCCTCCCATCGGCGGCAGGTGGGGCGGCACGATCTGGCCGAGCCGCTGGATCAGCTGGCGCTGGCGACCGCGACCGGCTTCTCGGACCGGGCCGACGCGCTGACCGGGCTGGTCGCCGACGCGATCGGCCGGCACGACCTGGACCTCGTTCGGGGGAGACTGGCGGTCGCCACCTACTGGGTGAACTCCCGTGACGTTGCGTGGCGAGAAAAGGTCAGACTTGGCTGGGTGACCGCAGAAGCCGCACTGCTCGCCGGCGACTTCCCCACGGCCGTCGCCGCCGGACGACGCGCCGAGGGAATTTCACGCGGCGCCACGGCGTGTCGACACGCCGTGAAATCTCGGCTCGTCCTCGGCGTCGCCCTGTACGCCGCGGGCAGGTCCCGACCGGCCGCGCGATTACTCCGGAAAGCCGCCGCCGGAGCGGACCGCTTGGGCCTGATCCCGCTGGTGAGCCCCGCCCGTACGGTGCTGGCGGAGATCGTGCAGGTCCACGCCCCGGATACGGCCGAGCGCGAACGGCAGCGGGGTCGTTCGGCGCAAAGCATCATTCAGAAACCCGCCACCGAGGGCAGTTACGGCTAGGCTGCCTGACGGACCGCGCGCTC comes from Mycobacteriales bacterium and encodes:
- a CDS encoding MerR family transcriptional regulator, translating into MARRLGVAPATLRTWDRRYGLGPTLHSAGAHRRYSRSDIARLEAMRRLVLDGVPPADAARLAVETVPAPRDDQDSPPPGPSGRLGVLDPPVDTRPAGGPGGRVLALPGGTAEVRGLARAAMALDSGTVRAALERALAEHGVIPTWTELLTPVLVAVGERWAATGEGIEVEHLLAETAGAALRAVSVAPEPRNGRPVLVACAPDEQHSLPLSALAAALAEQRIGVRMLGGGLPAPALAAAVRRTGPAVLFIWAQLARHADVRVLEGLPLLRPPVVVLAGGAGWRGRRLPARVTYAPDLADAVTLVTRAVGG